TTCGTCCGCATGGCAGGTCTCGGTCATTATCTGCCTTTTTACATACGCTATGCCGCCCATTTCCGCTTTGACGGCCTCTGGTTCGACCTGGAACACCGTGCGATGGATTCCCGGGAGGTCCAGTCAATCCTGGCCATGTGCCAACAGCATGACATCGACTGCATGGTGCGCCCGCCTACCCTTGAAAGGACCCACCTGTACCGCTACCTGGAAGACGGCGCAACGGGCTTCATGATTCCCTTCATGTCCACTGCGGATATAGCGCGCCACGTCGTCGATTGCACGAAGTTCCCGTCCCTGGGCAACCGGGGGATCGACGGCGCCGGCATCGACGGTGACTTCGGGATCGAGGTGTGGAAAGAGGGGTCGACCTATTTCGAAGACGCCAACCGGGAGACCTTCATCGTCGGTCAGATCGAGACCGTGGAAGGCCTGCGCAACGTGGATGAAATCGCGGCCGTGGAGGGCATTGACGTGGTTTTCATCGGTCCCGCCGACCTGACGCACCGCCTGGAAACCGACCCCAATGTCAACTGGACGCTGGACGATGCCATTTCCCGGGTATCGGACGCGGCCTTGCCGTGCCGTTCGGCCGCGTCCGATACCCGG
This genomic interval from Gemmatimonadota bacterium contains the following:
- a CDS encoding aldolase/citrate lyase family protein, with translation MRKSKVLSKLRSSGFVRMAGLGHYLPFYIRYAAHFRFDGLWFDLEHRAMDSREVQSILAMCQQHDIDCMVRPPTLERTHLYRYLEDGATGFMIPFMSTADIARHVVDCTKFPSLGNRGIDGAGIDGDFGIEVWKEGSTYFEDANRETFIVGQIETVEGLRNVDEIAAVEGIDVVFIGPADLTHRLETDPNVNWTLDDAISRVSDAALPCRSAASDTR